One part of the Solanum dulcamara chromosome 8, daSolDulc1.2, whole genome shotgun sequence genome encodes these proteins:
- the LOC129900685 gene encoding transcription factor PRE3-like — MSSRRSRSSRHSGGSRISEDQINDLVSKLQQLLPELRNRSSDKVSASRVLQDTCNYIKSLHREVDDLSDRLSELLESSDTTQAALIRSLLMQ; from the exons ATGTCTAGCAGAAGGTCAAGATCATCAAGACATTCTGGAGGATCAAGGATAAGTGAGGATCAAATCAATGATCTTGTTTCCAAGTTGCAACAACTTCTTCCTGAGCTCAGGAATAGGTCCTCTGACAAG GTTTCAGCAAGTAGGGTGTTGCAAGATACATGCAATTACATAAAAAGCTTGCATAGAGAAGTTGATGATTTGAGTGATAGATTATCAGAACTATTGGAATCATCAGACACTACCCAAGCAGCTCTAATTAGAAGCCTACTTATGCAATAG